The Deltaproteobacteria bacterium genome segment CCTCGCCGTGGTCGCTGGTGACCACGACGATCGCGCGCTGTCGCCACGGCGGCACCGCCAGCGCGTCCAACAGGGGCGCCAACCCGCGGTCGGCGCGCGCCAACATCCGGTCGTAGCGATCCTTGATGTCGTCGCCCGGCTTGCGCGGCGCCCGCTTCTCCCACCCGTGCGGCTCGATCGCGTGCACCCACACGAACGCCGGCCGGGTCTCGCCGCGCCGAGCGCGGTCGTGCAGCCATTCGCGCGCCGCGCGCGCCAGGTTGCCGGCGTCGTAGTCGATGACCTGGTGGTCGATCCCGCGCTGCAGGCCGAGATGATGTTCCGGCCCGAACTGCGAGCGGCAGCAGAAGAACCCCGCGGTGTCGTAGCCGGCCGCGCGGAGCCGCTCGGCGAGCAGGACGTGGCGCGGGTCGAGCCGCAGCGCCCAACCGGCGACCCGGCCGCGCACGCGCCGCGGCGCGACGCCCGTCGCCATCGCCGTGAGCGATCGGCGCGTGTTGTTGCTCGGCGAAAACGCCCACTCGAACACGGCGCCGCGCTTCGCGAGGCGCGCGAGCGCCGGCATGTCGGCCGGCCCGCCGTAGGGCGGCGTGCGATCGGCGCGGACCGTGTCGATCGTGATCAGCACGATGTCGGGATGGCCGGCGGCGCCGGCGCGCGGCTGCGGCGCGACTCCGGCGCGCATCGCGACCGTCGGCGACGCCCGCGCGCGGGGCGCCGGCGCGATGACGGCCGGCGGCAGCGATGCACGGATCGCGTCGAGGTCGAACGTGCGTTCGATGGCAAACCCCGCCACCGGCGCGTCCGCCCACACGTTGAGCATGCGGAACGGCCGCGCGTAGCGCGCGAACGACGCGGTGCCCGCCACCCCGGCGAGGGCCGCGCAGCTGACGCCTACGGCGAGCACCGCCCGGCCGCGCGAGGCCGCCCACCATCCGGCGACGAAGCCACCGGCGAAACCGAGCGCATAGGGCCCGACGCCGAGTTCGAGCGGACCGATGCGCGGCCGCACGACCGCCCGCCATGCGACCGCGGCCACGACGGCGCACGCGATCGCCACCGCCGCAGCCGCGCGCCGCGGCGTGAGTGCGACGCGCCGGTCGACGCGGCGCAGTACCGCGGCCAGTGCGTCGACCACCGGGCGCGCCACGGCGACAGCGCCAGCGGCAGCGACCGCCGCCGCAGCAGCCGCCACCGACGCAATCACGTCGGGCGCGTCCGACGTCGCCGCGGCCGCGCGCGCGGCCGCGAACACGGCCGCGGCCACCGCGGCGACGGCGCCGGCGGCGCCCGCGAGCCAGGCGGCCAGCCGCGGCGCGCCGCCCGCCGGCGGCTCGCGCAGCGCCGCGGCCAGCTGCTGCGGTCGCCACGCCCGCCACAGACCGCGGCCGGCGACCGCGGCGACGAACGCCAGCGGCGCCGCATACCACGCCGAAAAACCGGCCGCGGCCGCGATGTCGAAGGCGCCATGCACCCGCGCGATGCCCTCGGCGAGCCCGCCGGCCACGGCGCCGGCGGCTGCGGCCGCCGCCGGCGCGGCGCAAAACCGCGCGGCGCGCCGCAACCGGTCGCGCGGCGCGGCGGTCGGGCTGGCCGGCGCGCCGTCGGCCCGTGTCGCGTCCGGCTCGCGCGTCACCCCGTGCGCCCCCGTGCCGCGCCCGACGCGCGAAACCTCGGCCGGCGCGCGCGGCGCGCAGCGGCCGCGCCGACTGGGTGGTGCCGTGGAAGCGTCATCGTCTCGCGCCGCGTGGCGGCTTCGAGCGGTGATAGCAGCGCCGGACCCCGCCGCGCAACCGCGCGACCGCGCTGGACCGCGCGCCACCTCCGGCGCGCCGACGCGGCCGCAGCCGCGCCCCGTCAGCGCAGGCGGCGTGCGCGATCGCGGGCGGCGGCGACCTGGGCCGCCAGCCCCGGCCGGTCGCCCGCGGCCGCGACGAACGCCTCGTAGTCGGCGCGGGCGCCGGCGGCGTCGCCGAGTCGCTCGCGCGCCTGGGCGCGGAGCAGATGCGCCTCGGCATAGGCCGCGCCCCACGCCGCGCGCAAGTCGATCGCGTGGCCGAGCTCGCGCACCGCGCCGCGGTCGTCGCCCGAGTCGGCGAGGGCCGCACCGTAGGCGAACCGCGCTGCGGCGTCGTTCGGCGCGAGCCGGACCGCGCGCTCGAGATCGCGCAGCGCGTCGGCGCGCCGGCCCACCAATAGATACGTCACGCCGCGTCCGACGAGCGCGTCCGCAAACTCCCCGCGCGCCGCGATCGCCGCGCCGTAGTCGGCCAGCGCCGCGGCGTAGTCGCCTCCCGCGCGAGCGAGGTCCGCGCGCGCGCGCAGCGCGGTGGCGTGCGCCGGGTCGAGCGCGAGCGCCGTGCGAATCGCGCGGTCGGCGGCGGCGCGATGACCGAGCGCCAGTTCGACCAGCGCGAGCTCCGCCCATCCGTCCGCGTACTGATCGTCGGCCGACGTGAGCTTCATCAACTGCGCCCGCGCGCCGGCGTAGTCGCCGCGCAGCAGCAGGGCGCGCGCCAGGTTGTGACGCGCCTCGCGGTAGCCCGGGTCGATCGCCAGCGCGGCGCGAAAGTGCTCCTCGGCCCCGATCGGATCGCCCTGCTCCAGCGCGATCGCCCCGAGGTTGGAATGGGCCTCGGCGAAGTCGTCGTTCAACTCGATGGCGCGCCCGAAGTAGAACGCCGCGGTGCGCAGGTCGCCGCGCTGTCGCGCCACGAGCCCCAGCCCGTTGTAGGCCGTTGGCAGCGGCGCGTATTCGAGCGCGAGGGTCAGCTCCGCCTCGGCGCGGTCGAGGTCGCCGCCCTGCAGGGCGGCCATTGCGCGCGTTACGTGGACCTCGGCCTGCTCCGGCGGCGCGGACCGGCGAGCGTGACGGGCACAGCCCGAGGTGGCGGCGGTGACGAGGGCGACGGCGATGGCGGTGCAAGTGCGCATGCCCCGTGTATCGGCGGCGGCCGGCGCCGGTTGCGCGGAGAAGCCGCGGGTGCCGCGAAAGGCTCGCAAACCGATGCGATCTTGCATCGTTACGCAACCGGCGGACGGCCGCGGCGCGCGGGATCGCGCGTCGCCCCAGCCGCGGCCGGCGGGGTGCGCGGCCGCCCGCGACCCGCCTGGCGGCCGGTCGCCTGCGTCGATCGCGCGCGGATCCGCGGGGCGAACGTCGAAGTCGAGTCGCTCGCGGACCAGGGGCTGTCCCTACTCGGGCTCGATCGGATGCGCGCCTGCGGCGTCGAGGCGAAACGCCACCGTGCCGTCCCGATCCGTGCGCCACACGCGCGCCCCGGACGCCGCCCAGCGGTCGACGACCTCGCGCGCGGGAAACCCGAAACGGTTCGCGCGACCGCACGAGATGACCGCGTGCCGGGCGCCGACCGCGTCGACGAACGCCGGCGTCGACGACGTGCGGCTGCCGTGATGCGGGACCTTGACGACGTCGGCGCGCACGTCGCCGCGCGCGGCGACGAGCTGCTCGCCCTCGTCCTCGATGTCGCCCGCGAACAGCACGCGCGCGCCGCCGTACGACAGCCGCACGACCAGCGAATTGTCGTTGTCGCCGCACACCGGGTCGGCGCGCGCCACCGGCTGCTCGTAGCGCGGCGCCAGCACCTCGAGCGACGCGCCCGCGCGTTGCCGGGCGACGCCGAGCGGCGGGTGGACGACGCGCAACCCGCGCAGCGCGTCGCGGTAGTCGGCGTCGCGCGCGGTCCACACCTCACCGATGTCGACGCGGCCGCGCAGCGCCGCGAGGCCGGCGACGTGATCCGGGTGCGGATGCGACAGAACGACGACGTCGATGCGATCGATGTGGCGGCGCGCGAGCAGCGGCATCACGGCCCGCTCGCCGGGCAACGCCTGGTCGGCGGGCGCGTCAGCGAACGGCAGGCCCCCGGCGTCGATGAGCCACGCCCCGCCGTCGGGCAGTTCGACGAGCGCGGCGTCGCCCTGGCCGACGTCGATGAACGTGACGACCACGTCGTCGGGGGCGCGCGGCCACGCGTAGGACGCGGCGCACGCGGCCGCCGCGACGGCGGCGGCGGCCCGGGCCCGGCGCCCGCCGGCGAGCGCGAACGCGACCGCGGCACCCGCGGCCACCAGTTCGAACGGCGTGAGCGGAAACAGGCGCACCGGGGGCACCGTCCGGGCCACCCACTCCGCGATCGCGTCGACGCCGGCGGCCGCCGCGATCGCGGCATCGACGACGGGGCCACCGAGCCATGGACACGCGCCGCCGAGCGCGACGCCGGCGAGACCGAGCGGCAACACGACGAGTTCGACCGCCGGCACGGCGACGAGGTTGGCGACGAGGCCGCCGACCGGCAGTTCGCCAAAAAGATGCACGAGCAACGGTGCGAGCGCGATCCACAACCACGCGGTGACGCGCACCAGGCCGGCCGCGCCGCGTCCCGCGCGCGGGCCGACCGCCGCAATCGTCGCGGCCGCGGCGAACGACAGCTGAAACGACGGCTCGAACAGCGCCGCGGGGGACGCCACCAACAGGCCGATGGCCGCGACCGCGAGCGCATCGGCGAGCCGCGCGCGACGGCGCACGACGTGCGCCGCGAGCACGCACAACACGACCGCGAGCGCGCGCAGCGTCGGCGTGCGCGCGCCGGTCATCCACGTGTAGGCGACCGCCGCCGGCGCGGCGACCGCCGCGGCGACGCGGGTCGGGTCGGCGCGCGCGGCCAGGGCCGGCACGGCGGCCCACAACCGACGCAGGCCGGCGAACACCAGCAGCGCGGTCGCCGCCAGGTGCAGGCCGCTCACCGCCAAGAGGTGCGCGATGCCGGCGGCGCGAAACCGATCCGCGATGCCGTCGTCGATCGCGCCGCGGTCGCCGGCGATCATCGCGCGCAGGACGGCGCGGCCGTCGGGGTCGCCGCCGCGCCCGTCGATGAACGCGGCGACGGCCCGCTGCGCCCTCGCCGCGGCCCGGTAGGGCGTCCACCGCGCGCCGATGACGCGCACGTCGTCGGCGCGGGCGGCCAGCGCGTAGTCGACGCCGCGCCGGCGCGCCGCCGCCGCCGCATCGCGCGCGCCCGGGACCCGGTACCCGCGCGGCGTGCGCAGGCGGCCGGCCGCGACGACGCGATCCCCCGGCAACACGGGCGCGCCGCCGTCGACGGTGACCTCCACCACGCCGGTGGCGGGCGGCGCGAGCGTCAGACGAAACCGCTGGCGGTCCCCGAAGCGGTCGACGGCACCGTCGACCGTACCGGCGATCGCGTCTCTGGCCCGGTCGTCGGCCGCGGCCGCGCCGGTCGTCGGCCGCGGCCGCCGCGCGTCGTGCCACGCGGCCGTCGCGGCACCGGCGGCGGCGGTCGCGGCCAGGCCCGCCGCCACCCGCCACCGGCGGCCGGGCCACCCGAGCGCGGCAGCCATCGCGGCGACCGCGAGCGCCGTCCACGCGCCCGCGGCCGTCGACAGCGGACCGGTCTGCGTCGCGACGGCGATCCCGACCGCGAACGCGATGGCCGCGGCGGGCAAGCGAGCGGCGGCGTGCATGTATGCGGGTATCGGAAACGCGAGCGGGCGGTTGCGCGCGAATCGCGACGGACGGTCGCACGGGGTCGCCACACATTGGCCGGCCGGAACCTTGGACGCCCCGTCGCGAGCGGCTAAAATGGCGCGAATCCTTTCACTTGCACCGTTCGCCGACAGCCTCGATCCCGAACGCCTACACCGGGCGGGTCGCACGCGTCGCACCGTCGTCTGCCGGTGTGGACGCCTCGCGGACCGCCGGTCGCATCGACCGGGCGCGGCCGCGGCGAACGCGGGGGACCGGCCGAGGAATGATGCTGCACGCTCGCAACCGAGGAGCAGGCCAACTGTCCGCCATCGCGGTGGTCGCGGCGACACTGGCGGGCGCAACGCCGCGCGCCGACGCGGGTAGCGTATCGGGCAGGGTGACGCCTCCCGACCCGTCCGTTCGCGGCGAACCTCCCGTGCGCAACCGCGGCTTTTTGGACCGCATCAAGAATCCGGTGCTGCCGCCGCGCAAGTACGACCCGACGCCGTGGACGATCGTGGTGCTCGAGCCCGTCGGTGAACTGTCGCCGGACGAAGCGGCGCCGCCCAAGGTGCCCGTACGCTGGAAGCTCATCGGCGAAGCGTTCGAAACGCCCGTGGTCTCGACCACCGTCGGAGGCGAACTCGAGATCAAGAACGCGGGAGTCGAAGCGCGCCGCCTCGTCGCGCGCGATTTGCTGCCCGGCGACCCGATCGCGCCCAACGGCACCCGCACGATCAAACTCACGAAGCCCTACGACCTGCTGCACGTTCACGACCCGGACGCGCCGCACCTCCGCGGTACCGTCGTGGCATTCCCGCTCCGCTATCACGCGGCGGTCGGCGCTGACGGCGCCTTCGAGATTCCCGACGTCCCGGCGGGCACGTGGACCGTGCGCGTCTGGTACGAGGACGGCTGGCTCAAGATGAAGCCGCAGCGCATCTCGGTGAGCCGCCGCGGAGCCACCGTGAACATCCGACTCCCCGACGTGCTCGAGGTCGACCGGCCCGGCGCATCGAAGTGAGGTCACCGCGTGTTCTGGTCGAAAATCTGGTTCTTCCTGGTCGCTGTCGCCGCCGCGGTGGCGCTTACGATTGCGCTGTCGCTGCCGCGCCCCGCCGAGCGCGAAACGCGGCGCGCCGAGACGATCCGGCTCAAACGCGCATGCGGCATCACCAACATCTTGCTGCAGCAGAATGCGCGGGACCGCATCGACCTCGCGTCGGCGTTCGCGCGGGCCGACGCGCCGCCCGGCCGACCGCGCCTCAAGCTCGACGAGATCTTGTACAACGCGACCAAGGCCGACCGCATTACCTCGGAGATCCACAACACCGCCAAGCTCGCGCTCGGCGAGTTGGTCGACAGCGTCAAGGGGAGCAAGCCGGACTTCGTCATCGCCGTCGACGCCACCGGGCGCGCGATCGCGCGCGTGGGACTGAACGAGGACCGCTGGGGCGATTCGGTGCGCGGGTTCTTCGCGATCGACGACGCGCTCGATGGCTACCTGCGAGACGACGTGTGGTTCGTCAATCACGACCTGTACCGCATTGCGGTATCGCCGGTCATCGAGACGCGCGTGGGCCAGTATGCCGGCGCGATCGTCATCGGCCACGCGTTCAACAAGGAGTTGGCCGAGCGCCTCGCGGACAACGTCGGCGCCCACGTCGCGTTCTACGCAAAGGGCGGCGCCGTCGCGGCGTCGACCCCGGCACAGGTCCATCAAGATGTCGCGAAGACCGCCGCCCGGCTGCTGGCCGACCGGCCCACGGCCGACGATGGTACGGACGCGCAAAAGGACTGCGCCGACCTCGCCCCGTTCGAGGTGGCGTCGGGGTCGGAGAAGTTCGACGTCGCGGTTGCCCGGCTGCCGGGCGAGGCCCGCGCGGCCGATGCGTTCTACGCCGTGTTCATCGACAAGCCGGATGCGGTCGGGTTCATGGGTACCCTGCGCAAGATCACCCGCAACGACCTGTCGTTCGATCACTTCCCGTGGATCAAGCTGGGGCTGTTGTTCGTCGTCGCGGTCGGCATCGGCATGGCGCTGATGGTGATCGAGGCGGACCGACCGATGCGCCGGCTCGCCAAAGACGCGCTCGCGCTCGCGCAGGGCGAGACATCGCGCCTCGACGAGATGCGCCACAAGGGCAAGTTCGGCTCGGTGGCGAGGTCGATCAACATCGCGCTCGACAAGCTCGAACGCGACGCCAAGAGCGCCAAGCGCGATCTCGACAGCCTGCTGGGCCCCGCGCCGAAGCAGGGGGCGCACCCCGTGCCGGCCGCGGGGCCGACCGGCCCGAGCCCGGCGCCGCTGTCGCCGCCGCCGCCGTCGGAGTTCCGCTTCAGCGGCGGCACCTCGGCGCCGATCCGGCCCCCGACCGAGGACGACAAGTCGGGACCGGCCGCGGCGCCGTTCGACCTCGACCTACCACCGCCGCCGCCAGCCGTCGCGGAGACGCCGCCGCCGTCGGGACCGACCGCGCCGCCGGTGCCGGCCGCTCGGCTGCAGGTCCACGCGGCCGCCCAACAGCAGGTACCGCCGCCGCCGATCGAGTTGCCGAAGACGCCGACCCCCGAGCCGCGCGTCGCGACGCCGCGCGCCGCGACGCCGCGCCCGAACACGCCGCGCCCGAACACGCCACCGCCGCTGCCGGCGACGGCGCGCACGCCCGCGCCGGTCCCCGACGCGATCGACGACGACATTCTCGGCATCGGCAGTCCGCCGCCGCCGGCACCGCCGGCGCCGCCCGCCGCGTCGCCGCCGCGTGGACCGTCCGACTTCGATGCACCGACCGTCGTCGCGGATCCGCAGCGTCACCTGCTCGAGCGCAGCGCGAGCGAAGGCGGCGACGACGGCGCGTTCCGCAAGGTGTTCGACGAGTTCCGCGCTCTGAAGGAGCAGTGCGGCGAGAGCGTCGCGTCGCTCACCTACGAAAAGTTTGCCGCGAAGCTGCGCAAGAACCGCGACGCGCTCATCGCCAAACACGGCTGCAAGTCAGTTCGCTTCCAGGTCTACATCAAGGACGGCAAGGCCGCGCTGAAGGCCACGCCGGTCAAGAGCTAACCGGATACGGTACCCGCGGCGAACCACGCGCCGGCCGGCGGCGTGCGACCTCGCGCGGAGCGCCCGCCGCTCACGGCGCGGCCGGGCCGTTCCCGTCGTCGGCCGGCGGGAGCACGACCGTGAACCGCGCACCGCCGAGCGGCGAGCGCCCGACAGAGATCGAGCCGCCGTGTTCGGTGACGATGCGGTGAGCGATCGCGAGGCCGAGCCCGGTGCCTCCGGTCCGCTGCTTGGTCGTGAAATACGGAGTGAACAACCGGGCGCGGAGGTCGTCGGGCACGCCCGGGCCGTCGTCGTCGACCGCGAGCAGGACACCGCCGGCCGAATCCGGCGCAGTGGACACGCGGACCGAACCGTCGCGGCCGCCGCCACACGCGGCATCGCGCGCGTTTTCGACGAGGTTGAGCACGACCTGGGCGAGCTGGTCGCGATCGGCGCACACCGGCGGCAGGTCGGGGGCGAGATCCGCGTCCACCGGGGCGGCGCCGCGGTACAGCGCGAGCGCCGCGCGCACGATGTCGTTGACGTCGACGCGCGCGAACTGCGGCTTGGGCAGCCGCGCGAACTGCGAGAACTCCGACACGATGCGCTCGAGCCGCTTGACCTCGTCGAGCACCGTACGGGTCGACTCGTCGAACAGGTCGTCGAACGCCGGGTGCTGCCGCGCGCGCGCCTTGCGCAACGTTTCGACCGACATCTGGATCGGAGTGAGCGGGTTTTTGATCTCGTGCGCCAGGCGGCGCGCGATCTCCTGCCACGCGGCGATGCGCTGCGCGACGGATAGCCGCTCGTTGGCCTCCTCGAGGGCGCGCATCATGTCGTTGACCGCCTCGGCCACCGCGCCGATCTCGTCCGCACGCGCCGCCGGCACCCGGTGGCGCAAATCGCCCCGCGCGGCCGCTTGCACGCCGCGCACGAGATCGTCGAGCCCGCGGGTGATGCCGCGCGCGACGGCGAAGCCGAGCAGGACCGCGACGGCGAGCGCACCGGCGCCAATGGCGACGGCGGCGAGCGTGACGCGCCGCTGGACGCGGCGCAGCTCCGCGTCCGACACCGCGATGTCGAGCCACGCGACCGGTTCCCCGTCGGCGCCGGGCAGCGGGATCGACAGGCGGCCGCCGCCGGTGGGCGCGCGGTCGTCCGCGATGTGCACGGCCACCGTCGCACCGACTCCGTCGCTGGCGAGCGTGCGCCCGCTGCGGGCCGCGCCCGGAGCGCCCTCGCCGGTTCGGGCCGCCATGCGCGCGGCGACGCGTCCCTCGCTGCGCACCGCGTCGGCCAGCGTGTCGCCGACAGCGCGGCCGCCCACGACCGTGACCGCACGACCGCCTTCGGTCACCGTGCGCGCGGCGACGACCACGAGTTCGGTGCGCAGCGTACCACCGCCCCTGGCGAGGGGTTCACGGGCGAAGAACGCCGCGCCGTGCGTGGTGGCGGCCAACCGCCGCCACGTGTCGTCGCGCTCGCCCTCGACACCGCTGTGCGGCGCGGCGAGGATGCGGCCGCGGTCGTCGATGACGAACAAGAGATCGAGGCCGAGGCCGCGCATGACCCCGCCGGCGCGCGCCTGCAATGCGGCGAGCACCTCCGGGCGGACGTCGCCGTACGTGTGCAAGTCGAACAACGCGCCGCGCACGTCGCGGTCGCCGTCGGCCAGTGAAGCGACCGCGCGCGCGACCGCGGTCGTGAGCCCGTCGATCGCGCGTCGCGCGTCGCGCTCGGCCGCCCGACGCGTCCGCTCGAAGTCGCGGTGGAACGCGGTCGCCACGACCTCGCGCGTCACCACGGCGGCCGCCGCGATCGCGACGAGCGAGGCGAGCGAAAACCACAGCGTGAACCGGCCGCGCAACCCCATCGGCGCCTCGCCGCTACGGGCCCTCCGCGACGAAGGCGTCGGCGACCGTCAGCCGGCCGAGCGCGTCGAACCGCAGGCCGCCGAGCGCAGCGCGCACGTGCGCCCGGCGCACGCGATGAAACAGCGGGACAATCGGCAGCTGGCGGTCGAACTCGGCGAGCATCTCGGTCACCGGCACGGACCGGCGCGCGAGAGCGCGCGCGGCCCAGCCGTTGCCACCGATCGCGAACGCCGCCGCGACCTCGAGCGCCGCGTCGGGCGCGGGCAACGCGAGGTGGCCGACGTACAGGTCGACCGCGCCGCGCGCCGCGGCGGCGTGCAGCGCGGCCGGCGCCAGCACGACTACGCGCGCCGGCAGGCCGACGCGAAACAGCGCGGCCCGCACCTTGGCCGCGACACCGCGGTCGCCGGGCCGCGACGCATCGACGCCGATCGCGAGCACCGGCGGGTCGCCGCGCAGCGCGGGCAGCTCGCGGCGCGCGCGCTCGAGCTGGCGGCGCGCGTCGGACACGCGCGCGGAACGCTCGGCGCGCCCGACCGGCGGTCCACCGAAACCTGGCGCGGCCGGAGCGACGGCGGCCCGGCCGCGGCCGACGACGTCGGGCAGCTCGAAGGCGGCCCGCTCGATCGCGAACGACAGCGCCCGCCGCACGTGCACGTTGCCGGCGATGCCGTCGCGCGCGAAGCCGACGTAGACGAGCACCGCCGGCGGCGCGACGACCTCGCGCGACGCGTACTTCGGCGGATGCCCGGGAAACGCGGCCGCTCCGCGAAACGACGCGTGCGTGCGCCCGGCCTCGTAGTCGCGCGCCTCACCATCGGCGTCGTCGTACCAGCGCAGCTCGACGGCGTCCGCGTAGGCGCGCCCGCCGAAGTAGTCGTCGACCGCATCGAGCGCGATGCGCCGGGCGCCGCGGTCGACCGCGCGGATGCGAAACGGCCCGGTGCCGACGAGATCGTCGCCGGCGGGCGGTGCGCCGCCCGGCGTCACCGCCGTCTGTGGCGCCGCGAGCAGTGCAGCGAGTTCCGGCGTGGCACGGGACAGCTGAACCACGACGTCGCCTCCATCGACGGCGACGCGCACGACGGGCGCGAGCAGCCACGCCGACCTCGCGTCGGTCCGCGCGCGCTCGATCGACCGCGCGACATCGGCCGGTGTGACGGGCGAGCCGTCGTGAAACCGCACGCCGGCGCGAACCGACACGCGCGCGACGAGCCGATCGGCGCTGACCCGAGGCAACGCGGCCGCAAGCCGCGGAACCGGCGCGCCGCCGGCGCCGAATGCGTACAGGGTGTCGCATACGAGATCGACGACCGCGACCTCGGCGGGCGACCGAGCGGCGACCGGGTCGAGCGACACCGGCTCGCCGCCGAGCGGGATCGCGAGCGCGCCGCCGTAGGCCGGGCGGCTCTCGCCTCGCGCCACCGGTGCCGCCAGCGCCACGACCGCCGCCGCCGCGATCCCCGCGCGCCGGCGCGGCCGCCCGCTGCGCCGACCGGTCACCGATTCAGCCGCCACGGTTCCACCGCCGCCGCCCCGCCTGATTCGAGGCTCCCTCGTCACACAGCTGGCCGTCACCGATTCAG includes the following:
- a CDS encoding HAMP domain-containing protein, coding for MGLRGRFTLWFSLASLVAIAAAAVVTREVVATAFHRDFERTRRAAERDARRAIDGLTTAVARAVASLADGDRDVRGALFDLHTYGDVRPEVLAALQARAGGVMRGLGLDLLFVIDDRGRILAAPHSGVEGERDDTWRRLAATTHGAAFFAREPLARGGGTLRTELVVVAARTVTEGGRAVTVVGGRAVGDTLADAVRSEGRVAARMAARTGEGAPGAARSGRTLASDGVGATVAVHIADDRAPTGGGRLSIPLPGADGEPVAWLDIAVSDAELRRVQRRVTLAAVAIGAGALAVAVLLGFAVARGITRGLDDLVRGVQAAARGDLRHRVPAARADEIGAVAEAVNDMMRALEEANERLSVAQRIAAWQEIARRLAHEIKNPLTPIQMSVETLRKARARQHPAFDDLFDESTRTVLDEVKRLERIVSEFSQFARLPKPQFARVDVNDIVRAALALYRGAAPVDADLAPDLPPVCADRDQLAQVVLNLVENARDAACGGGRDGSVRVSTAPDSAGGVLLAVDDDGPGVPDDLRARLFTPYFTTKQRTGGTGLGLAIAHRIVTEHGGSISVGRSPLGGARFTVVLPPADDGNGPAAP
- a CDS encoding DNA internalization-related competence protein ComEC/Rec2, translated to MATPCDRPSRFARNRPLAFPIPAYMHAAARLPAAAIAFAVGIAVATQTGPLSTAAGAWTALAVAAMAAALGWPGRRWRVAAGLAATAAAGAATAAWHDARRPRPTTGAAAADDRARDAIAGTVDGAVDRFGDRQRFRLTLAPPATGVVEVTVDGGAPVLPGDRVVAAGRLRTPRGYRVPGARDAAAAARRRGVDYALAARADDVRVIGARWTPYRAAARAQRAVAAFIDGRGGDPDGRAVLRAMIAGDRGAIDDGIADRFRAAGIAHLLAVSGLHLAATALLVFAGLRRLWAAVPALAARADPTRVAAAVAAPAAVAYTWMTGARTPTLRALAVVLCVLAAHVVRRRARLADALAVAAIGLLVASPAALFEPSFQLSFAAAATIAAVGPRAGRGAAGLVRVTAWLWIALAPLLVHLFGELPVGGLVANLVAVPAVELVVLPLGLAGVALGGACPWLGGPVVDAAIAAAAGVDAIAEWVARTVPPVRLFPLTPFELVAAGAAVAFALAGGRRARAAAAVAAAACAASYAWPRAPDDVVVTFIDVGQGDAALVELPDGGAWLIDAGGLPFADAPADQALPGERAVMPLLARRHIDRIDVVVLSHPHPDHVAGLAALRGRVDIGEVWTARDADYRDALRGLRVVHPPLGVARQRAGASLEVLAPRYEQPVARADPVCGDNDNSLVVRLSYGGARVLFAGDIEDEGEQLVAARGDVRADVVKVPHHGSRTSSTPAFVDAVGARHAVISCGRANRFGFPAREVVDRWAASGARVWRTDRDGTVAFRLDAAGAHPIEPE
- a CDS encoding tetratricopeptide repeat protein, which encodes MQDRIGLRAFRGTRGFSAQPAPAAADTRGMRTCTAIAVALVTAATSGCARHARRSAPPEQAEVHVTRAMAALQGGDLDRAEAELTLALEYAPLPTAYNGLGLVARQRGDLRTAAFYFGRAIELNDDFAEAHSNLGAIALEQGDPIGAEEHFRAALAIDPGYREARHNLARALLLRGDYAGARAQLMKLTSADDQYADGWAELALVELALGHRAAADRAIRTALALDPAHATALRARADLARAGGDYAAALADYGAAIAARGEFADALVGRGVTYLLVGRRADALRDLERAVRLAPNDAAARFAYGAALADSGDDRGAVRELGHAIDLRAAWGAAYAEAHLLRAQARERLGDAAGARADYEAFVAAAGDRPGLAAQVAAARDRARRLR